A genomic window from Polaribacter gangjinensis includes:
- a CDS encoding pirin family protein, protein MKKTIHKAASRGFANHGWLKSYHTFSFANYFNPERMNFGMLRVLNDDIVQPKMGFGTHPHKNMEIISIPISGALSHKDSMNNQRSIEVGEVQVMSAGTGLTHSEFNDSKTAETNFLQLWIIPEKNEVEPYYNQKRFNEAERKNKFQTLVSPKDKQVEGSLPINQQGYISMIDLEEGFEISYELKNGAYFFLIDGAIVAADETLEKRDALGIEGLEKISIKALKNSKLLVIDVPMN, encoded by the coding sequence ATGAAAAAAACAATTCACAAAGCAGCTTCAAGAGGATTTGCCAATCATGGTTGGTTAAAATCATATCATACATTTAGCTTCGCAAATTATTTCAATCCAGAGAGAATGAATTTTGGAATGTTACGTGTTTTAAATGACGATATTGTTCAGCCAAAAATGGGTTTTGGAACACATCCTCATAAAAATATGGAAATCATTTCTATTCCGATTTCAGGCGCACTTTCTCACAAAGATAGCATGAACAATCAACGTTCTATTGAAGTTGGGGAGGTTCAAGTAATGAGTGCAGGAACAGGTTTAACACACTCAGAATTTAATGATAGTAAAACTGCTGAAACCAACTTTTTACAACTTTGGATTATTCCAGAAAAGAATGAAGTTGAGCCTTATTACAATCAAAAACGATTCAATGAAGCTGAAAGAAAAAACAAATTCCAAACCTTAGTTTCTCCTAAAGATAAACAAGTGGAAGGTTCTTTGCCAATCAATCAACAAGGATATATTTCGATGATTGATTTAGAAGAAGGATTTGAAATATCCTATGAATTAAAAAATGGAGCCTATTTCTTCTTAATTGATGGTGCAATTGTAGCTGCAGATGAAACTTTAGAAAAAAGAGATGCTTTAGGAATTGAAGGTTTAGAAAAAATATCTATTAAAGCATTGAAAAACAGTAAGTTATTAGTGATTGATGTTCCAATGAATTGA
- a CDS encoding NADPH-dependent FMN reductase produces MKKVLAFAGSTSSTSINKKLATFTAQNLKNTDFDVIDLRDFPMEIYSSDAEKIGFPENAKKFTSLLDNYDGFILSLAEHNGSYAAAFKNIYDWSSRINNNVFRDKPLLLMATSPGPRGGLTVLEAGADRFARMGAKEVITFSLPSFQDNFQDGKIVNESLVSTLKEKISQFENAVNN; encoded by the coding sequence ATGAAAAAAGTTTTAGCATTTGCAGGAAGTACAAGTTCAACATCTATCAACAAAAAATTAGCAACATTTACCGCACAAAATTTAAAAAATACTGACTTTGATGTGATTGATTTACGTGATTTTCCGATGGAAATATACAGTTCGGATGCAGAAAAAATTGGTTTTCCTGAAAACGCAAAAAAGTTCACATCTCTTTTAGATAATTATGATGGATTTATTCTTTCTCTTGCAGAACACAATGGGTCTTATGCAGCAGCTTTTAAAAATATTTATGATTGGAGCTCAAGAATCAATAACAACGTTTTTAGAGATAAACCATTATTATTAATGGCAACTTCACCAGGACCAAGAGGTGGATTAACAGTTTTAGAGGCAGGTGCAGATCGTTTTGCAAGAATGGGAGCAAAGGAAGTAATTACTTTTTCATTACCTAGTTTTCAAGATAATTTTCAAGATGGAAAAATTGTAAACGAATCATTAGTATCTACCTTAAAAGAAAAAATTTCTCAGTTTGAGAATGCAGTGAATAATTAA
- a CDS encoding pirin family protein, whose translation MKTLKTIQHIVPSPFVNMGPIKLRQPLPIQGIENVDPFLLLHHYGPYAISEFNNPFDLGPHPHRGFEPITLLFKGEQFHRDSLGNEMVVKAGGVQWTTAGRGIIHAEAPTKEFVKKGGDLEGIQLWLNLPANRKMMPANYQHLEDEQIPKVFSDDKKVQLNIIAGNQSTKTGLIKTQTEVNVFSAIAKENGEMTIYIPENHQSLIYLLEGEILVNNSEILEKGGNQMITFHQDGNSIQFKAVKQSTILILSGEPINEKITQYGPFVMNTQTEILEAMRDYNQGKMGYLY comes from the coding sequence ATGAAAACTTTAAAAACCATTCAGCATATAGTACCAAGTCCTTTTGTAAATATGGGGCCTATAAAATTGCGACAACCATTGCCAATTCAGGGAATTGAAAATGTAGATCCTTTTTTGTTATTGCATCATTATGGTCCTTATGCCATCTCAGAATTCAACAATCCTTTTGATTTAGGCCCACATCCTCACAGAGGTTTTGAACCAATTACATTACTTTTTAAAGGAGAACAATTTCATAGAGATTCTTTAGGAAATGAAATGGTTGTAAAAGCTGGAGGTGTTCAATGGACTACTGCAGGACGTGGAATTATTCATGCAGAAGCACCTACCAAAGAGTTTGTGAAAAAAGGAGGAGATTTAGAAGGCATTCAATTATGGTTGAATTTACCTGCAAATCGCAAAATGATGCCTGCAAATTATCAGCATTTAGAGGATGAGCAAATTCCAAAAGTTTTTTCTGATGATAAAAAAGTGCAATTAAACATCATTGCTGGAAATCAATCAACAAAAACAGGTTTGATTAAAACCCAAACTGAAGTCAATGTTTTTTCTGCAATTGCCAAAGAAAATGGAGAAATGACGATTTATATTCCAGAAAATCATCAATCATTAATTTATCTTTTGGAAGGTGAAATTTTAGTAAATAATTCAGAAATTCTTGAAAAAGGAGGAAATCAAATGATTACATTTCATCAAGATGGAAATTCAATTCAATTCAAAGCTGTAAAACAAAGTACAATTTTGATTTTATCTGGTGAACCAATCAACGAAAAAATTACGCAGTATGGTCCATTTGTTATGAACACGCAAACCGAAATTTTAGAAGCAATGCGCGATTACAATCAAGGTAAAATGGGGTATTTGTATTAG
- a CDS encoding MarR family winged helix-turn-helix transcriptional regulator, which yields MGDISKDIKSSFKNNKVKALINIKYTSNWLSSKEIDFFKPYGISPQQYNILRILRGAKDRVKVQIVKDRMIERAPNATRLMDKLCDKKLIERTRCEDDRRVVYVKISELGLEMLATIDDNKSMSFLEKLTEEEATLLSDLLDKIR from the coding sequence ATGGGCGATATTTCAAAAGACATTAAATCGAGTTTTAAAAACAATAAAGTAAAGGCGTTAATCAATATCAAATACACTTCCAATTGGTTGAGTAGTAAAGAAATTGATTTTTTTAAACCTTACGGAATTTCGCCTCAACAGTACAATATTTTGCGAATTTTAAGAGGTGCAAAAGACCGTGTAAAAGTTCAAATTGTTAAAGACAGAATGATTGAGCGTGCTCCAAATGCCACACGTTTAATGGATAAATTATGTGATAAAAAGCTTATTGAAAGAACGCGTTGTGAAGATGACAGAAGAGTTGTTTATGTTAAAATTTCTGAATTGGGTCTCGAAATGTTAGCCACTATTGATGATAATAAAAGTATGTCATTTTTAGAAAAACTAACGGAAGAAGAGGCAACGTTATTAAGTGATTTGTTAGATAAAATCAGATAA
- a CDS encoding NADPH-dependent 2,4-dienoyl-CoA reductase, which yields MKYKHIFEPLDLGFTTLKNRILMGSMHTGLEEEKNGIERIAAYYAERAKGGVGLIVTGGISPNIQGWTGPFAARMSNKKHAVEHQKITTAVHKEGGKICMQILHSGRYGYHPFNVAPSKIKAPINRFTPFKLTQSGIKRTIRDFVNSAELSKLAGYDGVEIMGSEGYLINQFIAKRTNKRKDNWGGDYENRMRLPIEIVKQIREAVGSNFIIIYRLSMLDLVENGSSWEEIVQLGKEIEKAGATIINTGIGWHEARIPTIATSVPRAAFTWVTQKMKEEIKIPLITSNRINMPDTAEKILAEGHADMISMARPFLADPEWVNKAKEEKDDEINTCIGCNQACLDHVFQRKVASCLVNPRACHETELNYFPTKIKKKIAVIGAGPAGLSAATIAAKRGHFVTLFDADSEIGGQFNMAKQIPGKEEFYETIRYFKKQIGLHQVDLQLNKRISVADLEKSDFDEIIIATGIQPRNLKIEGINHPKVLSYIDVLKHKKSVGKKVAVIGAGGIGFDVSEYLSHEGISTSQDIDSWLQEWGIDKSLNARAGIEGMKPVFENSPREIFMLKRSKGKFGENLGKTTGWIHRANLKKKNVQFINEVEYKKIDDQGLHYTQNQEDKILEVDNIIICAGQVPFKELYQPLVDLGKKVHIIGGADFAAELDAKRAINQGARLAANL from the coding sequence ATGAAATACAAACACATTTTTGAGCCCTTAGATTTAGGTTTTACAACCTTAAAAAATAGAATTTTAATGGGTTCTATGCATACAGGTTTAGAGGAAGAAAAAAACGGAATTGAACGCATTGCAGCCTATTATGCAGAACGTGCTAAAGGTGGAGTTGGATTGATCGTAACTGGAGGAATTTCGCCAAATATTCAAGGTTGGACTGGGCCTTTTGCTGCAAGAATGTCAAATAAAAAGCATGCTGTTGAGCATCAAAAAATAACAACAGCTGTGCATAAAGAAGGAGGAAAAATTTGCATGCAAATTTTACATTCAGGACGTTATGGATATCATCCTTTTAATGTAGCACCTTCAAAAATTAAAGCACCCATAAATCGTTTTACGCCATTTAAATTAACACAATCAGGAATCAAAAGAACCATCAGAGATTTTGTAAATTCGGCTGAATTATCAAAATTGGCAGGCTATGATGGTGTTGAAATCATGGGTTCAGAAGGATATTTAATCAATCAATTTATTGCCAAAAGAACCAATAAAAGAAAGGATAATTGGGGAGGTGATTATGAAAATAGAATGCGATTACCTATTGAAATTGTAAAACAAATTAGAGAAGCTGTAGGTTCAAATTTTATCATAATTTACAGATTGTCAATGTTAGATTTGGTTGAAAATGGAAGTTCTTGGGAAGAAATTGTGCAACTTGGAAAAGAAATTGAAAAAGCAGGAGCAACTATTATAAATACAGGAATTGGTTGGCATGAAGCCAGAATTCCAACTATTGCTACATCCGTTCCAAGAGCTGCTTTTACATGGGTTACTCAAAAAATGAAAGAAGAAATTAAAATTCCTTTAATCACTTCTAATAGAATTAATATGCCAGACACTGCTGAAAAAATTTTAGCAGAGGGTCATGCTGATATGATTTCTATGGCACGTCCTTTTTTAGCTGATCCTGAGTGGGTTAATAAAGCCAAAGAAGAAAAAGATGATGAAATAAATACGTGTATTGGTTGTAATCAAGCATGTTTAGATCATGTATTTCAACGAAAAGTAGCAAGTTGTTTGGTAAATCCAAGAGCTTGCCATGAAACAGAATTGAATTATTTTCCAACTAAAATCAAAAAGAAAATTGCGGTAATTGGAGCAGGTCCTGCTGGTTTGTCAGCGGCAACAATTGCAGCAAAAAGAGGTCATTTTGTAACCCTTTTTGATGCTGATTCCGAAATTGGAGGACAGTTTAATATGGCAAAACAGATTCCAGGGAAAGAAGAATTTTATGAAACAATTCGTTATTTTAAGAAACAAATTGGATTGCATCAGGTTGATTTGCAATTGAATAAAAGAATATCTGTAGCTGATTTAGAAAAATCAGATTTTGATGAAATTATCATTGCAACAGGAATTCAACCCAGAAATCTTAAAATTGAAGGAATTAATCATCCAAAAGTTTTGAGTTATATTGATGTGTTGAAACACAAAAAATCCGTTGGAAAAAAAGTAGCTGTAATTGGTGCAGGAGGTATTGGTTTTGATGTGTCAGAATATCTATCTCATGAAGGAATATCAACTTCGCAAGATATTGATTCTTGGTTACAAGAATGGGGAATTGATAAGTCATTAAACGCAAGAGCTGGAATTGAAGGAATGAAACCCGTTTTTGAAAATTCGCCAAGAGAGATTTTCATGCTCAAAAGAAGCAAAGGAAAATTTGGAGAAAATTTGGGAAAAACTACAGGTTGGATTCACAGAGCGAATTTGAAAAAGAAAAATGTACAGTTTATCAATGAAGTGGAATACAAAAAAATTGATGATCAAGGATTGCATTATACTCAAAATCAAGAAGATAAAATTTTAGAAGTTGATAACATTATTATTTGTGCAGGTCAGGTTCCTTTCAAAGAATTGTACCAACCTTTGGTAGATTTAGGAAAAAAGGTTCACATTATTGGAGGTGCAGATTTTGCAGCTGAATTAGATGCCAAAAGAGCCATCAATCAAGGAGCAAGATTGGCTGCAAATTTGTAA